The Sphingosinicellaceae bacterium genome includes the window GACCGGGGCTACGACGCCGACTGGTTCCGTAATGCTTTGATCGCCAAGGGCATCGCGCCGTGCATTCCATCGAAAGCTAACCGCAAAGTGCCGATCGACCATGACCGGACGCTCTACCGGCAGCGTCACCGCATCGAGAACATGTTCGGCAAGCTCAAGGACTGGCGACGCATCCACACCCGCTACGACCGCTGTGCCCATACCTTCTTCTCGGCCATCGCAATCGCCGCCACCGTCATCTTCTGGCTCTGATCAATGAGTCCTGACCATAGTCTGGCCATTTAAAAGGTGTCCTGAACCACGTTGCCACGAGCCAAAATTCACCAAGCCGAATTCGAAGCAGACCGGCGGTTTACGGCAGCGCCTATCAGCACCGTTCTGACCGGGATGATACAAGACAGCAAGGTAGATAGGTCGAGGGTAGCCGCGGGTCCGCCTGGCCGGTCGAACGCTACCGGACCGTTTCGGGCGTATAACGGCGCTCGGCACAGCGGGATGTCTGGAAAGGGTGGACAGCGATCCGGCCGCTTTAGATTCGTGGCAAACGGGGTCGGCGAGTAGTTAATCGAAACATCCAGGGTCTCGAGCAAGCCGGAATCTCAGAGCCATCCGATCCACTGATCAAGATCGGCATGAACGCTCATCGCGCGATGAAGAACTGCGCGCCAGCCATACACACCGTAAAGGCTGGCATTTTCGACCGCCTCCGCGGCCAGAAAGCCCGCGGCGTTGGGGCCGCCGGCATTGAGATACGAACGCGCGCTTCTCAGTACCGTATTGATGAGATCGTTCGAGTAGGTGTCGTAAAGCTCGATCAGTTTGAGTTTGCGAAAGTGGGCTTCGATGAGCTTCCAAGATGCCGCTGACATACCGGCCTGCTGAACAGCGAACGTCGCTCCAATCGCCTGTGCGGCCGCATTTGATACGATTGTAGCTGTTAAGAACGGCACCGCTGGGACGGCATCACGGTAGAAATGGAGATATTGCCGGGCGCCGGCATCAAGCCAATCATCGCCCTTGGTCGAATTGCAGCGCGTGCAGCATGGAACAAGGTTCAAGGCATGCGCGGCGAACTCGGGAAACTTTTCCGCCGGCAGATAATGATCGTGACTGCCTGGGGTAGTCGCGTCGCAATAAGGACACCATATGAGCCGGCCATCTGGCTGCGCCTCCTTGATCGCCTTCTTGAGTGCCTTCATGCCTTTGCTTCGACCGTAACAGGACCGCAACTCCATCTGAACTATATCAAATGTGGATGGTGGCATGTCCTGCAGCGTGTCGATCGCAAAGCGGGTCTCATAGTCAGTGAAGCGGCCACGGATTGCCGCCTGTTGGCCGACCAAAGCAGCCTTCGCCGCGCCCTTCTTGTTGTCCCTGATACCCTCGAAAAAATCGATGTAGGCCGGTGGCGTCGCGACACAGGCAAGTTGCTTCACTGCTTGGCCTGTCGGGCATAGCGCGCAAGCAAATACGCTTTCGCATTCATCCCCAGCCGGTTTGTGAATAGGCCGAGGGCGTCTTCGAGGCTCATCTTTCGCGCTATTGCCGCAAGCGCCTCGCGATAAGGGCTCTCGGCCTCCTGAGTCTTGAACACGTGCTCTGTCAGCTCCGCCACGCTCTCGCCAAAGCTCTCGAATTGTAGCGGGTCGGCATACGTCACACCTTCTTCTCGCGTGAATACGACGACACGCTTCGAGGGTATCTCCTGAATGAAGATCGGCGAGTGGGTTGCGATAATTGCATAGGACAGGTGTTCGTGGAGAATTGCTGTCAGGACAGCGAAGAGATTGGCGACCGCATTCGGGTGGAGATGGGTTTCCGGCTCGTCAAACAACACCATGCTCTCGAGCTGGAGCCAAGCAAGCAGCCCCGTCACGAAATGGCAGAGGATGGCCTGACCAGAACTAAGCCGCGCGAGGAGGTGGCTGTCCTCCAGATCGGCATCAATTTCGTCGCGGAGCTCGGCTTCGCTAAGCTCGCTTGTCTCGCCTAGGATCGTTGCGATGTGACCGATCCAATCGTGGTCTCGATTTAGTTCGCGAACGCGGCTCTTGTTCGCGCGGAAGGTGCGCTGCAAGCCGGTCTGCGACAGGTTGCCCTTCTCGTCGCGAATACCGCAATAGACGTAGCTGCTGCTCTCATCTCGAAGACTGGGACGACGAAAGCGGTCGAACGCGCTGTAAGAAACGGCCAGTACACGAGTAAAAAGGGGCTGGTCGCTTGGAAATCGCGCTTTGCGCTCATCAAATGTATTCGCGGATACTTTTCGAACCTGCGCGAGGTCCGCGCTTAGCTGCGCTAAGAAGCGAGTCTTGCCGACGGCATTACGCCCGATGACCGCGACAAGACGGCCGGGCAGCACGTCCCTTGCCTTAAAATCGAACTCGACTTGGAAGGGCTGCTCGTCATCAGACAATTTGCAGACGTAGGCGAAGGACGGTTTTTCGACGGGTTGTTCGCCGCGCGACCAAGCACTCCCAAACCTCTGCGACCGTCTAGCTAAATTCTCACGCATCAAGCCGTTGCGGAAGACCGTTGAGGTTTCGAAACGCCCTGCAAGACCGGGTCTGACGGCGATATCGCGCAACGCGGTCAGAACCTCTTGGGCACCACTGCCAAAGGTATCAAACATCCATGCGTAATATCGTTGTGACTGACCCAGGGATATGAAACTGGAACCGATGTCATCGGTAAATCGATCGGGAGGATCGCTTTGACCATAGACCAGCCAGTCGCTATTTTCTTCAGAACCTTGCAAAATTTTAGTTTTACCAACCGAACTCCGTGTACCATTTGAATTAAACCACAATAGGTCAAATCTCACCTTACTGCCATAATCATCCCAATCATCACCTTGAATGACGAAAGTGTTTTTTAAGCCCGCTGGTATCGGATCGTCATAATCGATCGAAACAAAGTTTAGCTTGGGTGTGATAGGCATCTAGGATCCTGTCAGGCAGTTAATTTGCAGATATGTTAAAAATCCAGACCGAGCGCTACTCGTCTCCTCGTGCAACCACTCCTCGGCGATGAAAACGGCAGGCAGTCAATCAGGCCCGAACCGGAACCTCTTCGCTTGGCTGTGGCTGCCCCAAGCGCGGGAGGGTCCGGTGCTCATCTGACCGCCGGCTCATCGATGTCCGTCAGCTTCCTTGAGAGCGCGGCAGATATCGACCGATTAACCTCTTCGGGAAGAAGTCCAAGGTGATCAAAAAAGCTTTTGTTTCGGAGCTCGGCGTCCCGAAACAATTTCTTATAGCTGATCACGCGAATGGACGCGTTGCGGTTCGTCGAGAAACCGTAAAAACCGAGTCCATCTGGTGTTGGATGCTGAGCAACACTGCGACGTAATTTGTTTTTTGCGCCCTCGCTCAGGTCGCAGATCACAATACACTCAAATGGCGTGCCGTCATTAATTTCGTCGATGATCTGCCCATCGGCGTCCCGGACGGTCTTACCACGCAGCTTCTCGATATAGCCGAGAACCTGATCAATTGGGTCGCTGCTAAGTCTCTCATCGCCAGGCCGCTTGAACTCGATGATCACGACCGGATCGTTGGTCCCCTCGCGTCGAAACCCAAAGGGATTGAGAAATAGGAGGTCGGGTTCTTGACTTGCACCCTCAATACCAAGAGAAGACAGCGTCTTGTCTGATGCAAAAAACTGATAGTAGGATAGTAACTCGTCGATAAGCCAAAGATTATGCTCGGTGTAGTTTTTTGATGTCAGCATCTTGCCCATGGGGCAGATGAATTCGTGAATAGAACGTTCTAGCTCGTACGAGCGCCTATCCGGGTCCGAGTATCTGAGCATCGACCGTGCTATCTGGATTATCTGGTGTCGCTTGAGAGTGTATTCAGCCAAGCGGAGCTTGGCGTCATCGCTCACCTTCTGCAAAAGCGCTTCAACCGCCGTATCTGCACCGGGCTTGGGTTCTGGTTCGTCGTGCTCCATCCGGCGAATTTGGGCGCGGACCTTCTTCTCGTGCCGGTACAGCAGCGTAAAAAGTGTCTTGGCAATATCCTCATCGGACATGCTGGGCGAAAGCCCCGCCACATAGCGATCGACATCATCAACGGAGATGGCAAGCTGTGGGTGTTCTTCCAGAAGACTGACTACAAGATGCTTTTGCTCAGTCCTAATACTATGAATATGGACGGACAGAAATCTCTGCGCAGATGCGAGCGCAGCATCTTTAATGGCTTCGATCTCCTCTTCCCGCGCCTTGAAGCTCGTCCTTTCCTGATCCACCTTCTCGTCCAGAAAGGCGCCCCGGATGACGCAGGCATAGGCCTTTCGGTTCTCTAGCCCCTTCAGTGCAAACTTCTTCTCAATTTCAATGCTTTGCACCACACGGCCCTGGGCTGTCAGCAGGATCGAGTTTGAGAGTTCGCG containing:
- a CDS encoding ATP-binding protein codes for the protein MPITPKLNFVSIDYDDPIPAGLKNTFVIQGDDWDDYGSKVRFDLLWFNSNGTRSSVGKTKILQGSEENSDWLVYGQSDPPDRFTDDIGSSFISLGQSQRYYAWMFDTFGSGAQEVLTALRDIAVRPGLAGRFETSTVFRNGLMRENLARRSQRFGSAWSRGEQPVEKPSFAYVCKLSDDEQPFQVEFDFKARDVLPGRLVAVIGRNAVGKTRFLAQLSADLAQVRKVSANTFDERKARFPSDQPLFTRVLAVSYSAFDRFRRPSLRDESSSYVYCGIRDEKGNLSQTGLQRTFRANKSRVRELNRDHDWIGHIATILGETSELSEAELRDEIDADLEDSHLLARLSSGQAILCHFVTGLLAWLQLESMVLFDEPETHLHPNAVANLFAVLTAILHEHLSYAIIATHSPIFIQEIPSKRVVVFTREEGVTYADPLQFESFGESVAELTEHVFKTQEAESPYREALAAIARKMSLEDALGLFTNRLGMNAKAYLLARYARQAKQ
- a CDS encoding HNH endonuclease, whose translation is MKQLACVATPPAYIDFFEGIRDNKKGAAKAALVGQQAAIRGRFTDYETRFAIDTLQDMPPSTFDIVQMELRSCYGRSKGMKALKKAIKEAQPDGRLIWCPYCDATTPGSHDHYLPAEKFPEFAAHALNLVPCCTRCNSTKGDDWLDAGARQYLHFYRDAVPAVPFLTATIVSNAAAQAIGATFAVQQAGMSAASWKLIEAHFRKLKLIELYDTYSNDLINTVLRSARSYLNAGGPNAAGFLAAEAVENASLYGVYGWRAVLHRAMSVHADLDQWIGWL